Part of the Plasmodium vinckei vinckei genome assembly, organelle: plastid:apicoplast genome, ACATATTAAAATACCACCTATTTTATACTTTAATGATAATATATGTGTAATAAATTTATATTTACATGAATATATTATTAATAAACCTTTAAAATATTTATTTAATTTTATAAAAGATATTAACTTATTATAATTTATATAAAATAATTGATTATATTTTATATAAGTTTTTAAATATATAATTTTTTTACATTTATTTAAAATTAAAAACATATAATATCTATTATTTATAATAATAATATAAAATTTTAATATATAATTATAATTATATAATAATATAATTAAATAATAAATAATTTTATTAAATTTATATAATATAAAATTCTTATTTATTTTAAAATTATACTTTATTTTATTTAATAATTTTAATACCATTAAATATATTTAATTTTTAATTTTTTTATATTTATATTAGGTTTATATTTTATATATTTTAATATAATTGAATTACTTTTTGTACCTACAGAATTTAAATCATTATTTAAAATTATAACTGCATTTTTATTAAATTTAATTGAATAATATAATTTTAAATTAATAAAATGTTTATACTGAACTAAAATACCTTTACATTTATCTGACTTTTTATATAAATTATTATTATATAATTTATATACTATACCCATAAGTATATCTCCATATTTTATATTTTTTGATTTATTTAAAGTATTTATATATTTAAACTTTAATATACCACTATTATCTAAAACATCTAATATACTATTTAAATATATCATAAAATTTTTATTATTTTATTAGTACAATATTTACTTTTTTTATAATATTTAATTAATACATAATCATTTATCATAATTTCATTTCTTTTATCATATACTTTTATATATTTATTACATAATAATAATTTTTTATACATATAAGAATATTTATAATAAGAAATACAAATTACTTTTATATTATAACATATCTTTTTTATTACATATCCTATTTTTATCATCATAATATTATTATTAAATTATTTTTTTTATATATTGTAATTTTAAATTTAATTTATATGATAAAGTTTTTGTAATTTTATAAATAACGTCCATAGAAACATTACTAATTTCAAATAATAACTTATTTCTCTTTATTTTACATACATAAAATTCAATAGGACCTTTACCAGCTCCCATTCTTGTTTTAAAAGATTTTTTAGTCATTGACTTTATACATTGTATATATATATTATAATAACCAATTTTCTTTATATATTTATTTATTATAAATTTAGAAGTATCAAATTGTTTATTAGTTAAAAATCCGGAAGTTAAAGATATTATACCCCAATATAATTTTAAAAATTTTAAATTAAATTTTCCTTTTATTTTACCTCTCTGTGTTTTTTTTATATTATTAATCATATTTAAAAATAAATTAAATTATATATTAATCCATACTTTTATACTTAAAATACCATATTTAGTATTTATAATATCATTAATATATTTAATTTTATTAGTTAAAGTACTTAAAGATATATTACCATATGTATATATTTCTACTTTAGTTTTTAAACTATTTTTAAAACAACCAGAAAATTTTATTTTTAATCCTTTAATATTATAATTATATTTTTTTAATAAATTATTATATAAATATTCAAATATTAACTTTAATGATTTATACTTTATATAATATTGTTTTATATAAAATATTATAATATTTATATTATTAGTATATTTTATTTTTAAAATACATAAATAATTATATACTTTATAATAATAATAATTAAAATAATTTAATAATATAAATATATATTTTAAATTTATAATATTATATTTTAAACTATTATAAAATAATAACACAATTATAAACTTATTAATATATAAATTTATATTTATATCAACATAATTATTTTTTAAATAACATATATTATAAAAATTATAATACAATAAATAAATTAATAATATATTTATTAAATAATATTTATTTTTACTTATATTTATATAAAAATTATTAATATAATTTTTAAAAATTAAACTTCTAAAAATTAAAGGATGAACTTTTTGTCCCATTTATCTTAATTTAATGCTAATTCTTTTATATTATATTTTATATATTTTGTATATATAAAATTACCTACTTTCTTATATAATTTATATTTATTTATATAAATAGGTATAAATTTATATCCATTATATATTTTTATATATAAATTTAATAATTTTTTATAAATATATAAATTTTTATTATATACATTTAATATTATATTTTTATTATATTTATTATGTAAATTTATAAATATATACTTATTATTTAATGATACTTTTAACCAATATAATTTAATCATAATTTATACTTAAATTTTTTTTGTTTTATAACCTTTAGAATGTAATCCTTTTTTAGAACAAGGATATTTACGACCTATACTTGTTTTACCTTTACCTCCACCATGAGGATGATCACATACATTTTTAGCCTTACCTCTTACCTTAGGTCTTTTATTATAAAAAATATTATAACCTGCATTTTTTATTTTAAATTTATTATATAAAATATTACTATTAATACCTATATAACAAAAATTATTATAATTAATATATTTAAATTTTTTAGAAGGTAATTTTATATATACTAAATTTTTATAAAAAACTAAAATTTGAGCATATGTACCAGCAGATCTAGCAAAAATACTACCTTTATTGTTATAAGATATATTATAAATATATGTACCTAATTTACAATATTTTAATTGTATATAACTACCTAATCTTATATTATTTATATTTGTTATGTAATAAATAGAATTTAATATATAATTATGATTTAAAACTATATATTTTTGTAAATAATTAAATTTATATGATAAATATAAAATACATCCTATATAACTATTTTTAAAATAAGTTTTTATTTTTTTAAATAAAAATATTTTATAATTTATATTAATATTATAATTATCATACCAAAAATCAATTAATTTATATTGATATTTTAATTTTCCACCTCCTTTATTATAAATAGTAATATATCCTTTATTATTTTTACCAAAATTTTTTAAATATTTATAACTATTATATTTTTTTAATTTTAATATCATTTTAATTTTATAAAATATATTTTTAAAATATTATTTTTATTTATACTATTAATCTTAATATTATTTTTATTAATATTAAATTTAAATATATTTTTAATAATATATTTTATATCTAATTTTGTTAAATATTTATTAGTATAAATAATATAAAATTTACTATTAATATAATTAATTTTATAAAATATATTATTACAATAAAAACTTAATATAATTTCTTTCATATTATACAATAAATATAATATAATTATATAAAATTAAATTTAATAAAATATATTTATTATTAATTTCATATAAATTTAATATCTTATAATTTTTATTTAATAATACCCCATTTAAATATAATATTTTATAAATTAATTCTTTTATATTAAAATTAATATTTCTATAAATATATAATAAACATAAAATATATTCAAATTTAATTATTAAAATATTACTACGCTTATTTATTAATAAATATATAAAAATTAACTTATATATAAATTTATTATATTTAATAATTTTATTTTTATAAAAAGGACCAAATGTACAAGAACCTTGTTTACATACAGTAGAAGATAATGTTTTTAATCTAGCTTTACCAGTACCTTTTTGAACTCTTATTTTTTTTTTACTAAAATTTATAAGACTTCTATTTTTTGTATTTTTATATTTATAAATACTATTTAAATAATAATATTTTATAATATAAATTAATAATTTATATATTTTAATATAATTATTTAAATATAATTTTATAAAAAAATCATATTTATATTTAAATATTATATTATTATTAAATATATTATTATTTATATTTAATATAATAATATTATCCATAATTAATATGTTATAATAAATATATTTCAGAAAAATAGGATTTGAACCTATATTCTTCTATTCCCAAAATAGATATGTTACCATTACACTATATTCTGAATATTAAAATTTTATACTTTTAAGGAAAATCGAATTCCTATTTTCTTCTTGAAAAAAAGATGTCTTACCTTTAAACGATAAAAGTTTAAAATTAAAATAAATTACCTGAGACTTGAACTCAGAACCATTCGATTAAAAGTCGAGTACTCTACCAATTAAGCTAGTAATTCTAAATTTAACGAATCTGACGAGAATTGAACTCGTATTCTTTATTATGACAAAATAATATTTTAACCTAATTAAACTACAAATTCAATTAATATATATAGAGAAAAAGGGATTTGAACCCTTGGTATATATAATATATACAATAAATTAGCAATTTATAGCTATAAACCACTCAGCCATTTCTCTATATAAAAATAAGTTAAATCAGATTCGAACTGATGTAGATACAAAATCAATGGATTTACAGTCCATTCCTTTTAACCTCTCAGGCATTAACTTTATTAATTATACATTTAAGTAGATTCGAACTACTGATGTTCAATATTTGAAAATGAATTATGAGTCCATTGCTTTCGACCACTTAGCTATAAATGTTTATTTTATTAGAGATAAAGGGACTTGAACCCTTACAACAATTATTGTTAATGGATTTTCTAATTAAATTAAGACTTTTTATAAAGAATAAATAAAGTCGTTTGAATATATAAATAATATATTACAGAATAAAAAATATTTTTTCTTTATATATTTAAAATTATTAATTTATTTATAAAATTAACTCATAAAATAATATATAATTTTATATATATTATTTAAAGTCCATTGTGTATACCAAATTTCACCATATCTCTTTTATAAATGATATTCAGATTTGAACTGAAATAAAATAATTTGCAATTATTCACTTTACCAAATTAAGTTATATCATTATATATGTATTATAAGATAAATAATGAGAATTGAACTCATATAAAAGAAACCACAATTCTTTATCTTAACCTTTAGATTATATTTATCATTATTAAAATTTATATTATATATTATAAATATTATTATAAATATATAAAATATTATTTAAATATAAATCGTTTAATATTTTTATTTTTAAATTATATATACATATAATAAAATAATTATTAAAACTATAAGATTTTATAAAATTATATTTATATAAATTTGATATATAAATATAAATATTATATCTATAAATTAAATTATATAAAATTATATATTTAATTTTACTATTAAAAAATATTATATCATTAGATTTTAATCTGATATTATAATAATTACAATAAATATTATTAATATAAATATATTTATATTTTATAAAATATCTAGATTGTAATATAGTTTTAAAAAATCCTATATTTACTAAAAAAACATCTAATCTAGATTCTAATATATTTAATAATTTAAAATATAAATTATTTTCATTATAATTTTTTATTTTTTTTAAATAATATAAATATTGTTTAAATGTTATACAATAATTATAACAAATATATCTTACAAATTTTAATTTTAAATCAAAATATGATTTATACGTATATTTATTAATTTTTAACTTATAATTATACTTACTAGATAAATATAATAAAAAAGGAATATTTAATTTTTTTAAAATTTTTATTTTAGGAGTTAAAAATTTTATCATAATAATTTTATATTATAAAACATGTANNNNNNNNNNNNNNNNNNNNNNNNNNNNNNNNNNNNNNNNNNNNNNNNNNNNNNNNNNNNNNNNNNNNNNNNNNNNNNNNNNNNNNNNNNNNNNNNNNNNTATTATTTTTAATTAAATTTTCTTATTTATATTACTTCAACAATTAAAATTTTATACTTAACTACTCAACATTACAATATATAATAATTGATATATCATTGGTATAATTTTTTCGATCCTCTCGTACTAGAAAAAATAATCTCAATATTCTAACACTTATATTAGATATGGACCGAACTGTCTCACGACGTTCTGAACCCAGCTCACGTATCGCTTTAATAGGCGAACAGACTTACCCTTAAAACATACTACTGCCTTAGGATGCGATAAGCCGACATCGAGGTGCCAAACCTTTTCGTCAATATGGACTCTCGGAAAAGATTAGCCTGTTATCCCTAGAGTAACTTTTATCCGTTAAGCGATAATCTTATTATTAAATAATTATCGGATCATTAAGACCGACATTAATCTCTGTTTAATTTGTAAATTTTACAGTTAATTATATATTTATCTTTATATAATAAATATAACATTGTACACCTCCGTTTTTATATAGGAGGAGACCGCCCCAGTCAAACTATCTTATAAATATTGTTAAAAATTTTGTTATAAAAATTTTATAAGAATTTATATATATATAAAATGGTATTTCATTTATAATTACATTATTTCCAAAAAAATAATATCATAATTTCCCATTTATTCTATGTTATATATATATATTTTCAATATCTATTAATAGTAAAGCTTCATAGGGTCTTTCTGTCCTAATATAAGAAATCTGCATCTTCACAGATAATTTTATTTCATTAAGATTTTTTTTAAGACAGCATTTAAGTCGTTACATCTTTCATGCAGGTCGGAACTTACCCGACAAGGAATTTCGCTACCTTTGGACCGTTATAGATACAGCCGCCGTTTACTATAGCTTATATATATATTATAATTTAAAATTATAAATATTATTTTTACATAATAGCACTGGGCAGATGTCAATCTTTATACATCATCTTTCGATTTAGCAAAGATTTGTGTTTTTGTTAAACAGTCGCTTAAATTTTTTATTTTCAACTAAATAAGTATCTTTTCTCCCTAAGTTACAAGATAAATTTGCCGAGTTCCTTAAAAAAAATTATCTCAACTTCTTAATAATTTATATACATTTACTAGTGTCAGTTTACGGTACGAATATATAATAATATATATATATAAATAATTTTTATATAATATAATATATAAATATATTATATCAGTTTTACAATATAATATTATTATATAGTATAAGAATATTAACTTATTACCTATCGATTACACATTTCATCTCATCTTAAGATTCGACTAACCCTATTTAAAATAATAATAAATAGGAACCCTTAAATTATAGAAGTATTGGATTTTTACCAATATTTACATTACTCAAATTAGCATTATCACTTTTGATTTAATTATTTTAATTTTCATATAAATAATTTATATTCAAAACGCTCTTTTACCAATTTAATTTTTATTAATATTAAATTTTATAATATCGATAATTAATTTATTTTCGATTATTTTTGAACTAAAATTACTAAATTAATGAGCTTTTACGCACTCTTTAAAAGATAACTGCTTCTAAATTTACTTTTTAATTATTTAAATAATTTTATATTCTTTTAAAAACTTAACTAATATTTAAAAATCTTAATTTATAATTCGGGCTGTTCCCCTTTTGAAAATAAAGCTTATCCTTTATTTTCTGATTATATATATATTTTATTAAATAAAATTCTTAAATTATTTTCATTAATATTAATTATATAAATTAATTTAATAAAAAAAGAGTTTTACATTTATTTATATATAAACACTATACTTACATATATTTCAAAGAGAACCAGCTATCTTCAAATTCGATTGGCATTTCACCTCTAATTATACTTTATTTGATACTTTTGCAACAGTAACCAATTCAAACTACAATTTAATTTTATTTAAATCTTATTTTAAATATAATTAGATCATTTGATTTCGGGTCTATAATAAATAATATAGTAAATGCTTATTATATTATATAATAAACTCGAGTATACTTTGGCTTCATTTATAAATATTTAACCTAATAATTATACTACTTATTATAACTTGCTAATTCTTTCTTCAACAAGAAAATAATAAAATTATATTAAATTTTATTATCATTTATTAAATTTAAAATTCAGGTTCTTTTCACTATTTTTTCAAAATTCTTTTCATCTTTCCCTCACGGTACTATTCACTATCAACTTTTATTATATTAAATTTTATAAGATAATCCTTAATTATATTTTTATATTATTCATATAAAATATATTTTTATATTACTTAATTAAAATTTTACATATATAATGTTTTAAATATTTCAGTTCGTTCGCCACTACTATGAAAATCGTTATTACTTTATATTCCTTTAAGTACTAAGATGATTCAGTTCCTTAAGTTTTTTTTAAATATTTATATAAAAATAAATTTTTATTCAGATACTTTTATAATTTTAATAATAAAAAATTTTAAATATATTTAATTTTTTATAATTATAAAAATTTCGTTAATATATTTAACGTCTTTCTTCAATAATAAAAATAATAGACATCCTTTTAAATTTATTATATATATTTAATTATATATTTAACTATATAAATTATAAATTAATGTTTTTAATATAAGCGAAAAACGGAATTGAACCGATTACCTTCGGAGCATGAATCCGACGAACTTTCCTTATGCTCTATTTCGCTATATATAATTAAATAAATTTTAATTTTATAATTAATATCTATTTATAAATTTATTATATTATAATATATAAAATTATAAGTAATTAACTTAGAGGTAAAGTTTCTGCTTTACATACAGAAGATCATTGGTTCGATTCCAATATTACTTAATTAAATCTATAATTTAATGGATAAAATAAAAACCTTCTAAGTTTTATATGTAAGTTCAAATCTTACTAGATTTAAATAACAATGAATATGGCGAAAAGGTAAACGCACTAAATTTAGAATTTAGTTTTTATAATAAGAGTTCGAATCTCTTTATTCATATTTATAATATACTTCTTAAACTAGAGTTGAACTAGTATCTTTCGGTTAACAGCCGAATGCTTTAACCACTAAGCTATTAAGAATAATAATATTATATTATATATATATAATAGGGAATATAGTTTAATGGTAAAATCTTATTTTTGCATAATAAAGATAGTAGTTCAATTCTACTTATTTCCATTATTATAAAATCTATAAATGTTATTAATTTTAAAATAATATATAATTATATTGCGAGTTTGATCCTAGCTCAGAATGAACGCTAGAAATATACATTACACATGCAAATTTATGATTATATCATAGTGAATAGGTGAGGATATATAAATTTTTAATTTTAAATAGATTATAATATTATATAATAATCTATAAGCGCATTTATTTATATAATTGTACTATATTAAAAATAATTATTGTTTAAAATAAAATTTATATTTGATTAACTAGTTGGTAAAATAAAAGCCTACCAAGGTTATGATCAAAAATTGGTTTTAAAGAACGTACAATCACATTAGGATTGAAATAAAGCCTAAATTTTTTTTAAATCAGCAGTGAGGAATATTTTACAATAAGCGTAAGCTTGATAAAGTAATATTTCTTAAAGGATGACAGTATATTTTTATATTGTAAACTTTATATTTTATTTTTAAATATTGATAAAAATAAAACATTAGTATTTGCTAATTTCTGTGCCAGCAGCAGCGGTAATACAGAAAATACAAGCGTTATTCACTTTATTTGGCGTAAAGCGTTTTAAGGTTTTATATTAATTTTATTTTAAAATATTTAATTTAAATTTAAATAAAAAATAAATAATAATATAATAAGAGTATTATAAAAGTATTAAGAATTTTTTGAGAAGTAGTGAAATGCAATTATACAAAAAAGAATACCAAAGGCGAAAGCATAATACTATATAATAACTGACACTTATAAACGAAAGCTAAGGTAGCAAATAGGATTAGATACCCTAGTAGTCTTAGCTGTAAACTATGAATATTTTATATTTATATATTAATATAAATATAATAACTAACGTAATAAATATTCCGCCTGAGTAGTATATTCGCAAGAACGAAATTCAAAGGAATTGACGGGAGCTTATA contains:
- a CDS encoding apicoplast ribosomal protein S8, with the protein product MVLKLLNKIKYNFKINKNFILYKFNKIIYYLIILLYNYNYILKFYIIIINNRYYMFLILNKCKKIIYLKTYIKYNQLFYINYNKLISFIKLNKYFKGLLIIYSCKYKFITHILSLKYKIGGILICYIF
- a CDS encoding apicoplast ribosomal protein L14, producing MIYLNSILDVLDNSGILKFKYINTLNKSKNIKYGDILMGIVYKLYNNNLYKKSDKCKGILVQYKHFINLKLYYSIKFNKNAVIILNNDLNSVGTKSNSIILKYIKYKPNINIKKLKIKYI
- a CDS encoding apicoplast ribosomal protein S17; this translates as MMIKIGYVIKKICYNIKVICISYYKYSYMYKKLLLCNKYIKVYDKRNEIMINDYVLIKYYKKSKYCTNKIIKIL
- a CDS encoding apicoplast ribosomal protein L16; its protein translation is MINNIKKTQRGKIKGKFNLKFLKLYWGIISLTSGFLTNKQFDTSKFIINKYIKKIGYYNIYIQCIKSMTKKSFKTRMGAGKGPIEFYVCKIKRNKLLFEISNVSMDVIYKITKTLSYKLNLKLQYIKKII
- a CDS encoding ribosomal protein S3, putative; the encoded protein is MGQKVHPLIFRSLIFKNYINNFYINISKNKYYLINILLIYLLYYNFYNICYLKNNYVDININLYINKFIIVLLFYNSLKYNIINLKYIFILLNYFNYYYYKVYNYLCILKIKYTNNINIIIFYIKQYYIKYKSLKLIFEYLYNNLLKKYNYNIKGLKIKFSGCFKNSLKTKVEIYTYGNISLSTLTNKIKYINDIINTKYGILSIKVWINI
- a CDS encoding apicoplast ribosomal protein S19; this encodes MIKLYWLKVSLNNKYIFINLHNKYNKNIILNVYNKNLYIYKKLLNLYIKIYNGYKFIPIYINKYKLYKKVGNFIYTKYIKYNIKELALN
- a CDS encoding apicoplast ribosomal protein L2, which produces MILKLKKYNSYKYLKNFGKNNKGYITIYNKGGGKLKYQYKLIDFWYDNYNININYKIFLFKKIKTYFKNSYIGCILYLSYKFNYLQKYIVLNHNYILNSIYYITNINNIRLGSYIQLKYCKLGTYIYNISYNNKGSIFARSAGTYAQILVFYKNLVYIKLPSKKFKYINYNNFCYIGINSNILYNKFKIKNAGYNIFYNKRPKVRGKAKNVCDHPHGGGKGKTSIGRKYPCSKKGLHSKGYKTKKI
- a CDS encoding ribosomal protein L23, putative; translated protein: MKEIILSFYCNNIFYKINYINSKFYIIYTNKYLTKLDIKYIIKNIFKFNINKNNIKINSINKNNILKIYFIKLK
- a CDS encoding apicoplast ribosomal protein L4; this translates as MDNIIILNINNNIFNNNIIFKYKYDFFIKLYLNNYIKIYKLLIYIIKYYYLNSIYKYKNTKNRSLINFSKKKIRVQKGTGKARLKTLSSTVCKQGSCTFGPFYKNKIIKYNKFIYKLIFIYLLINKRSNILIIKFEYILCLLYIYRNINFNIKELIYKILYLNGVLLNKNYKILNLYEINNKYILLNLILYNYIIFIV
- a CDS encoding apicoplast ribosomal protein S4, giving the protein MIKFLTPKIKILKKLNIPFLLYLSSKYNYKLKINKYTYKSYFDLKLKFVRYICYNYCITFKQYLYYLKKIKNYNENNLYFKLLNILESRLDVFLVNIGFFKTILQSRYFIKYKYIYINNIYCNYYNIRLKSNDIIFFNSKIKYIILYNLIYRYNIYIYISNLYKYNFIKSYSFNNYFIICIYNLKIKILNDLYLNNILYIYNNIYNI